One Natrinema amylolyticum DNA window includes the following coding sequences:
- a CDS encoding sensor histidine kinase, which translates to MSDLDPLSDTDAVEAVLADEPSATRDGLLVALASHRGRSTAEIAALTGLSTDAVERWVESLDVDDPPTGTDDVDDSGDDGTDQSRSEVIDAAVRSFVKSETIEGITESVTDIADEFFDTTTVAVYRYDGLRSELVPEVVTPEAEARFEIEPITDGVDPWWSSFRSDEPTTVASTELVIPSETLGIVRLGDVDADAVSEIDVRTFRPIATAAVGAIERRRRIRSLEDDRAELKGKNKDLQDFANIVSHDLRNPLSVAEGYLEMAVETGDEEYVQEVKDAHERIDRIIEHTLTLARQGQGIDDAEPVNLDSAARRAWGTVETPDATLRVTDSMTFDADPDRLRQLLENLFRNAVEHGSPSSQSAADDSVEPGSPSSRPEAGDDSDGSGADDGVVVTVGTIGDGDGFFVADDGPGIPAPERSRIFERGYTDSDDGTGFGLHIVREIVDAHRWNLSVTDGDHGGARFEIDGV; encoded by the coding sequence ATGTCCGATCTCGACCCGCTGTCGGACACTGACGCCGTCGAGGCCGTCTTGGCAGATGAGCCGTCGGCCACCCGGGACGGCCTGCTGGTGGCGCTGGCGTCTCACCGGGGCCGTTCGACAGCGGAGATCGCCGCGCTCACCGGGCTCTCGACCGACGCCGTCGAGCGATGGGTCGAGAGCCTCGACGTCGACGATCCGCCGACGGGGACGGACGACGTCGACGACAGTGGCGACGATGGCACCGATCAGTCTCGATCAGAAGTCATCGACGCCGCCGTCCGATCGTTCGTCAAGTCGGAAACGATCGAGGGGATTACGGAGTCGGTGACCGACATCGCGGACGAATTCTTCGATACGACCACAGTCGCCGTCTACCGGTACGACGGACTCCGATCCGAACTCGTCCCAGAGGTCGTCACGCCCGAGGCCGAAGCCCGCTTCGAGATCGAACCGATTACCGACGGTGTGGACCCGTGGTGGTCGTCGTTCCGATCGGACGAACCAACCACCGTAGCGTCGACCGAACTCGTCATCCCGTCTGAGACGTTGGGAATCGTCCGACTCGGGGACGTCGACGCTGACGCGGTGAGCGAGATCGATGTCCGAACGTTCCGGCCGATCGCGACGGCGGCGGTCGGTGCGATCGAGCGCCGCCGCCGGATCCGATCGCTCGAGGACGACCGCGCCGAACTCAAGGGCAAAAACAAGGACCTCCAGGACTTCGCGAACATCGTCTCGCACGACCTGCGGAACCCGCTGTCCGTCGCTGAGGGCTACCTCGAGATGGCCGTCGAGACCGGCGACGAGGAGTACGTTCAGGAGGTCAAAGACGCCCACGAGCGCATCGATCGGATCATCGAGCACACGCTGACCCTGGCTCGGCAGGGCCAGGGGATCGACGACGCGGAACCGGTCAACCTCGACTCGGCCGCTCGACGGGCCTGGGGAACCGTCGAGACGCCCGATGCGACGCTCCGCGTCACGGACTCGATGACGTTCGATGCCGACCCGGATCGGCTTCGACAGTTGCTGGAGAACCTCTTTCGGAACGCTGTAGAGCACGGCTCTCCGAGCAGTCAGTCAGCAGCCGACGACAGTGTAGAACCTGGCTCTCCGAGCAGTCGGCCGGAGGCCGGCGACGACAGTGACGGAAGCGGAGCGGACGACGGGGTCGTCGTCACGGTCGGAACGATCGGCGACGGTGACGGGTTCTTCGTCGCCGACGACGGCCCCGGAATTCCGGCCCCGGAGCGGTCCCGAATCTTCGAGCGCGGGTACACCGACAGCGACGACGGGACCGGTTTCGGACTCCATATCGTCCGCGAGATCGTCGACGCCCACCGCTGGAATCTTTCCGTGACCGACGGCGACCACGGCGGTGCCCGATTCGAGATCGACGGCGTGTGA
- a CDS encoding KH domain-containing protein: protein MQHVKIPQDRIGVLIGEGGETMREIEAEAEVRLDIDSENGSVAVETVGDPVLGLKGPEIVRAIGRGFAPEDALRLLEDDMMLFDVVDIDAAARNKNDMKRKKGRLIGEGGRTRELMEELTGADVVIYGSTLGIIGAPQEVDAVRSAAEMLLDGAPHGAVYSFLEEKHNEMKHKGMEYHRFSG from the coding sequence ATGCAGCACGTGAAGATTCCGCAGGACCGCATCGGCGTTCTCATCGGCGAAGGCGGCGAGACGATGCGCGAGATCGAGGCGGAGGCCGAAGTACGGCTCGACATCGACTCGGAGAACGGCTCCGTCGCCGTCGAGACGGTCGGCGACCCCGTGCTCGGCCTCAAGGGCCCGGAAATCGTTCGCGCGATCGGCCGCGGCTTCGCACCCGAGGACGCCCTGCGACTGCTCGAGGACGACATGATGTTGTTCGACGTCGTCGATATCGACGCCGCCGCGCGCAACAAAAACGACATGAAACGCAAGAAGGGTCGGCTCATCGGTGAGGGCGGCCGAACTCGCGAACTGATGGAAGAGCTGACTGGAGCCGACGTCGTCATCTACGGCTCAACGCTGGGCATCATCGGCGCACCCCAGGAGGTCGACGCCGTCCGCAGCGCCGCCGAGATGCTCTTAGACGGCGCGCCACACGGCGCGGTCTACTCCTTCCTCGAGGAGAAACACAACGAGATGAAACACAAGGGGATGGAGTATCACCGGTTCTCCGGCTGA
- the thsA gene encoding thermosome subunit alpha, with translation MGNQPLIVLSEDSQRTSGEDAQSMNVQAGKAVAESVRTTLGPKGMDKMLVDSSGNVIVTNDGVTLLSEMEIDHPAADMIVEVAETQEEEVGDGTTSAVVVAGELLSQAEDLLDQDIHATTLAQGYREAAEEATAALEEIAIDVDEDDTEILEQIAATAMTGKGAENAKDLLSSLIVEAVRAVADDDGVDTDNIKVEKVVGGSVENSELVEGVIIDKERVSENMPYFAEDADVAIVNGDLEIKETEIDAEVNVTDPDQLEQFLEQEEAQLREMAEQVADVGADVVFVDGGIDDMAQHYLAQEGIIAVRRVKSSDQAQLARATGASPVSSVDDLTEDDLGAAGSVAQKEIAGDQRIFVEDVEDARAVTLILRGGTEHVIDEIDRAVEDSLGVVRTTIEDGKVLAGGGAPEIDVSLSLRDYADSVGGREQLAVEAFADALEVIPRTLAENAGLDPIDSLVELRSAHDGGDTAAGLDAYTGDTIDMDAEGVYEPLRVKTQAIESATEAAVMLLRIDDVIAAGDLAVSHDDDDEDMPAGGPGGMGGGMGGMGGGMGGMM, from the coding sequence ATGGGCAACCAGCCCCTTATCGTACTCTCGGAGGACAGCCAGCGAACCTCCGGGGAGGACGCGCAGTCGATGAACGTGCAGGCCGGGAAGGCCGTCGCCGAATCGGTTCGGACGACGCTCGGCCCGAAGGGGATGGACAAGATGCTCGTCGACTCCTCGGGCAACGTCATCGTCACGAACGACGGTGTCACCCTGCTCTCGGAGATGGAGATCGATCATCCCGCGGCCGACATGATCGTCGAAGTCGCCGAGACGCAGGAAGAGGAAGTCGGTGACGGTACGACGAGCGCCGTCGTCGTCGCCGGCGAACTCCTCAGCCAGGCCGAGGACCTCCTCGACCAGGACATCCACGCGACCACCCTCGCCCAGGGGTACCGAGAGGCCGCCGAGGAAGCCACCGCGGCTCTCGAAGAGATCGCCATCGACGTCGACGAGGACGACACCGAGATCCTCGAGCAGATCGCCGCGACGGCGATGACCGGCAAGGGCGCGGAGAACGCCAAGGACCTCCTCTCGTCGCTCATCGTCGAGGCCGTTCGCGCGGTCGCCGACGACGACGGCGTCGACACGGACAACATCAAAGTCGAGAAGGTCGTCGGCGGCTCGGTCGAGAACTCCGAGCTCGTCGAGGGCGTCATCATCGACAAGGAGCGCGTCTCCGAGAACATGCCGTACTTCGCCGAGGACGCCGATGTCGCGATCGTCAACGGCGATCTCGAGATCAAGGAGACCGAGATCGACGCCGAGGTCAACGTCACCGACCCCGACCAGCTCGAGCAGTTCCTCGAACAGGAAGAGGCACAGCTGCGCGAGATGGCCGAACAGGTCGCCGACGTCGGCGCTGACGTCGTCTTCGTCGACGGCGGTATCGACGACATGGCCCAGCACTACCTCGCACAGGAGGGCATCATCGCCGTCCGTCGCGTCAAGTCCAGCGACCAGGCCCAGCTCGCTCGCGCGACCGGTGCCTCGCCGGTCTCGAGCGTCGACGACCTGACCGAGGACGATCTCGGCGCTGCCGGCAGCGTCGCACAGAAGGAGATCGCCGGCGACCAGCGCATCTTCGTCGAGGACGTCGAGGACGCGCGCGCCGTCACCCTGATCCTCCGCGGTGGCACCGAGCACGTCATCGACGAGATCGACCGCGCCGTCGAGGACTCGCTGGGCGTCGTCCGGACGACCATCGAGGACGGCAAGGTGCTCGCCGGCGGCGGCGCACCCGAGATCGACGTTTCGCTCTCGCTGCGCGACTACGCCGACTCCGTCGGCGGCCGCGAACAGCTGGCCGTCGAGGCCTTCGCCGACGCGCTCGAGGTCATCCCGCGCACGCTGGCCGAGAACGCGGGCCTCGATCCCATCGACTCGCTGGTCGAGCTTCGCAGCGCCCACGACGGCGGCGACACCGCTGCCGGTCTCGACGCCTACACCGGCGACACCATCGACATGGACGCCGAGGGCGTCTACGAGCCGCTCCGCGTGAAGACCCAGGCCATCGAGTCCGCCACCGAGGCGGCCGTCATGCTGCTCCGCATCGACGACGTCATCGCCGCGGGCGACCTCGCGGTCTCCCACGACGACGACGACGAAGACATGCCCGCCGGCGGCCCCGGTGGCATGGGCGGCGGCATGGGCGGTATGGGCGGCGGCATGGGCGGCATGATGTAA
- a CDS encoding sugar porter family MFS transporter, whose amino-acid sequence MSTTRTGATGSGRNSFIYVVAALAALNGLLFGFDTGVISGAMLYIRNTFELATVFGYSINASLIEGIIVSGAMIGAIVGAALGGRLADRLGRRRLILVGAVVFFVGSLIMAIAPTVEILIVGRIVDGIGVGFASVVGPLYISEISPPEIRGSLVSLNQLTITSGILIAYLVNFAFAGGGEWRWMLGLGMVPAAVLFAGMLFMPESPRWLYEHGRESDAREVLASTRVESQVENELREIEETVRTESGTLRDLFEPWVRPMLIVGIGLAAFQQVTGINTVMYYAPTILESTGFADTASILATVGIGVVNVVMTVVAVVLMDRSGRRPLLLTGLAGMTVMLAVLGIAFYLPGLSGAIGWIATGSLMLYVAFFAIGLGPVFWLLISEIYPMEVRGTAMGVVTVVNWAGNLLVSLTFLRLIDVVGQTGTFWLYGALSLLALVFCYRLVPETKGRSLEAIEADLRETAFGRDTGERPRATETDD is encoded by the coding sequence ATGTCAACGACACGCACAGGAGCGACCGGCAGCGGCCGGAATTCGTTCATCTACGTCGTCGCGGCATTGGCCGCGCTCAACGGACTACTGTTCGGGTTCGACACCGGCGTCATCTCGGGCGCGATGTTATACATTCGAAACACGTTCGAGCTGGCGACCGTGTTCGGATATTCGATAAACGCCTCATTGATCGAGGGGATCATCGTCAGCGGGGCGATGATCGGCGCGATCGTCGGGGCGGCGCTGGGCGGTCGGCTCGCGGATCGGCTCGGTCGACGACGCCTCATCCTCGTCGGAGCCGTCGTCTTCTTCGTCGGATCACTCATCATGGCGATCGCGCCGACCGTCGAGATACTGATCGTCGGTCGGATCGTCGACGGGATCGGCGTGGGATTCGCCTCGGTCGTCGGTCCGCTGTACATCTCGGAGATCTCACCGCCGGAGATCCGCGGATCGCTGGTCTCGCTGAACCAGCTGACGATCACCAGCGGCATCCTCATCGCGTACCTCGTGAACTTCGCGTTCGCCGGCGGCGGCGAGTGGCGCTGGATGCTCGGCCTCGGGATGGTCCCCGCCGCAGTCCTGTTCGCCGGCATGCTGTTCATGCCCGAGAGCCCCCGCTGGCTCTACGAGCACGGTCGCGAGAGCGACGCCCGCGAGGTCCTCGCCAGTACCCGCGTTGAGAGTCAGGTCGAGAACGAACTCCGCGAGATCGAGGAGACGGTCCGAACGGAGTCCGGAACGCTTCGTGACCTGTTCGAGCCGTGGGTACGACCGATGCTGATCGTCGGCATTGGCCTGGCGGCGTTCCAGCAAGTTACCGGCATCAACACGGTCATGTACTACGCGCCGACGATCCTCGAGTCGACCGGGTTCGCGGACACCGCCTCGATCCTCGCGACCGTCGGGATCGGCGTCGTCAACGTCGTCATGACCGTCGTCGCAGTGGTGTTGATGGACCGCTCCGGCCGCCGTCCGTTGTTGCTCACGGGGCTGGCTGGGATGACCGTCATGCTCGCCGTCCTCGGGATCGCGTTCTACCTGCCCGGTCTCTCGGGCGCGATCGGCTGGATCGCGACCGGGAGCCTGATGTTGTACGTCGCGTTCTTCGCGATCGGGCTCGGACCGGTCTTCTGGCTACTGATCTCCGAGATCTACCCGATGGAGGTCCGCGGCACGGCGATGGGCGTCGTCACCGTCGTCAACTGGGCCGGCAACCTGCTCGTCTCGCTGACCTTCCTCCGGCTGATCGACGTCGTCGGCCAGACGGGGACGTTCTGGCTGTACGGCGCTCTCTCCCTGCTCGCGCTGGTCTTCTGTTATCGGCTCGTCCCCGAGACGAAGGGACGGTCGCTCGAGGCGATCGAGGCCGACCTCCGCGAAACGGCGTTCGGACGCGACACCGGTGAACGGCCCCGCGCGACGGAGACGGACGACTAA
- a CDS encoding class I SAM-dependent methyltransferase codes for MTKDADRKRDVATAFGDAADGYRDGAVLKEGADLERLVDWCADATRVLDVATGGGHVAGTLADRSVSRVVAADLSPEMVATATAEYDGLEGAVVDAERLPFSSDGFDAVTCRFAAHHFPDPEAFLAEVERVLAPGGVLALEDLCVPADPELAAYVNRIERLRDSGHVETYSPAQWLDWLAETGLTVDAVEETSRRLEVDAWLDRMDVPAADRRAIRTLLSDAPDGLEEAFEFRYESDGDGERLASYRTGVVLLRATA; via the coding sequence GTGACGAAAGACGCCGACAGAAAGCGCGACGTCGCGACGGCCTTCGGGGACGCCGCGGACGGCTATCGGGACGGTGCCGTCCTCAAGGAGGGCGCCGACCTCGAGCGACTCGTCGACTGGTGTGCGGACGCGACGCGGGTCCTCGATGTGGCCACCGGTGGCGGTCACGTCGCCGGTACCCTCGCCGACCGCAGTGTGTCCCGCGTCGTCGCGGCGGATCTCTCGCCGGAGATGGTCGCGACGGCGACGGCCGAGTACGACGGGCTCGAGGGAGCCGTCGTCGACGCCGAGCGACTGCCCTTCTCGTCGGACGGCTTCGACGCGGTCACCTGCCGGTTCGCCGCGCATCACTTTCCGGATCCCGAAGCGTTCCTCGCGGAGGTCGAACGCGTGCTCGCGCCGGGTGGTGTACTCGCGCTTGAGGACCTCTGCGTCCCGGCCGATCCCGAGTTAGCGGCGTACGTGAATCGAATCGAACGGCTCCGCGATTCGGGCCACGTCGAGACCTACTCCCCGGCGCAGTGGCTCGACTGGCTCGCGGAGACGGGGCTGACGGTCGACGCGGTCGAGGAAACGAGTCGGCGACTCGAGGTCGACGCGTGGCTCGATCGCATGGACGTACCGGCTGCCGATCGGCGAGCGATCCGAACCCTGCTGTCCGATGCGCCGGACGGTCTCGAGGAGGCGTTCGAGTTTCGGTACGAGTCCGACGGCGACGGGGAGCGGCTCGCGTCGTACCGGACAGGCGTCGTGTTGCTCCGGGCGACGGCCTGA
- the rio1 gene encoding serine/threonine-protein kinase Rio1: MGQGTEFGLVDLEEADTPGDEWEEIDVSETEADRIARKRDREFEQFEERIKDAEQFKVEQSVFDDATFAALYKLVQDGYVEAFGGPLSTGKEANVYHALGDDREVAVKIYRINASNFSQMRDYLEGDPRFEGLGGKKKDVVLAWTKKELANLRRAQAAGVRVPEPIATERNVLVMEYIGNEDGRAKRLGEVQIENPRTAYEVMREYMRRLYSAGLIHGDLSEYNVVFDETEGQLVFIDLGQAVTIHHPNSREFLERDCRNVAGFFSRQGLEVTEDDLLEFVTNPEPDPSRD; encoded by the coding sequence ATGGGACAGGGAACGGAGTTCGGACTGGTCGACCTCGAGGAAGCCGACACCCCGGGCGACGAGTGGGAGGAGATCGACGTCTCGGAGACCGAGGCCGATCGGATCGCACGGAAGCGCGACCGGGAGTTCGAGCAGTTCGAAGAGCGCATCAAGGACGCCGAACAGTTCAAGGTCGAGCAGTCGGTGTTCGACGACGCGACCTTCGCGGCGCTGTACAAGCTCGTCCAGGACGGCTACGTCGAGGCCTTCGGCGGGCCGCTCTCGACGGGCAAGGAGGCGAACGTCTACCACGCGCTGGGCGACGACCGCGAGGTCGCGGTCAAGATCTACCGGATCAACGCCTCGAACTTCAGTCAGATGCGCGACTACCTCGAGGGCGACCCCCGTTTCGAGGGCCTCGGCGGCAAGAAGAAGGACGTCGTGCTCGCGTGGACCAAGAAGGAACTGGCGAACCTCCGACGAGCGCAGGCAGCCGGCGTGCGGGTTCCGGAACCGATCGCCACCGAGCGCAACGTGCTGGTCATGGAGTACATCGGGAACGAGGACGGCCGCGCGAAACGGCTCGGCGAGGTCCAGATCGAGAACCCGCGGACCGCCTACGAGGTCATGCGCGAGTACATGCGTCGCCTCTACTCGGCGGGGCTGATCCACGGCGATCTGAGCGAGTACAACGTCGTCTTCGACGAGACCGAGGGACAACTCGTCTTCATCGATCTCGGTCAGGCGGTGACGATCCACCATCCCAACAGCCGCGAGTTCCTGGAGCGCGACTGCCGGAACGTGGCGGGCTTTTTCTCGCGACAGGGGCTCGAGGTCACCGAAGACGACTTACTCGAGTTCGTCACGAACCCGGAGCCGGATCCGTCTCGAGACTGA
- a CDS encoding tryptophan--tRNA ligase — MTEPDEPADSTARTESRPTADEFTVTPYAVEGEINYEKLLERFGAESLTDEQIARFPDHPLLRRRTFYAGRDVDDYLEAAAASDPHAVVTGRGPSGPMHLGHVLPLYLAKRFQQETGATVYIPLSDDEKFLAKDQSFDAIGEHTRENLRDILAVGFDPDRTRIIVDTADADVIYPIALRLATHLTPATVDTVYGDQDTVGLQFYPAVQATHLLLPQLVAGRRPTLVPIAVDQDPHVRVCRDVAAKEALPVEKPGALLGRFLPSLEGPGKMSSSGDAPSIELTADPETVAETIRTHAYTGGRATLEDHRENGGDPTVDVPFQYLRFFFEADDKRLERIAADYRAGELLSGELKEIAIERITDFLDAHQRRRGELGPLETELDPFRLTDGERRRALERAGVPTGLEP, encoded by the coding sequence ATGACAGAACCAGACGAACCCGCCGACAGCACCGCTCGTACCGAATCACGGCCGACCGCCGACGAGTTCACCGTCACCCCCTACGCCGTCGAGGGGGAGATCAACTACGAGAAACTCCTCGAGCGGTTCGGTGCCGAGTCGCTCACCGACGAGCAGATCGCTCGCTTCCCCGATCACCCCTTACTCCGTCGCCGAACGTTCTACGCGGGACGCGACGTCGACGACTACCTCGAGGCCGCTGCGGCCAGCGATCCGCACGCGGTCGTCACCGGTCGCGGCCCCTCGGGACCGATGCACCTGGGGCACGTCCTCCCGCTGTACCTCGCGAAGCGGTTCCAGCAGGAGACCGGCGCGACGGTCTATATCCCGCTCTCGGACGACGAGAAGTTCCTCGCGAAGGACCAGTCGTTCGACGCCATCGGCGAGCACACCCGCGAGAACCTACGGGACATCCTCGCCGTCGGCTTCGACCCCGACCGGACGCGGATCATCGTCGACACCGCCGACGCGGACGTGATCTACCCGATCGCGCTTCGCCTCGCGACGCACCTCACGCCGGCCACGGTCGACACCGTCTACGGCGATCAGGACACCGTCGGCCTGCAGTTTTACCCCGCCGTGCAGGCGACTCACCTCCTGCTCCCGCAACTCGTCGCGGGCCGTCGACCGACGCTGGTCCCGATCGCCGTCGATCAGGACCCTCACGTCCGCGTCTGTCGCGACGTCGCCGCGAAGGAGGCATTGCCGGTCGAAAAACCGGGCGCGCTGCTCGGGCGTTTCCTCCCGAGCCTCGAGGGGCCAGGGAAGATGAGTTCCTCCGGCGATGCGCCGTCGATCGAACTCACCGCAGACCCCGAAACGGTCGCCGAGACGATCCGAACGCACGCGTACACTGGCGGTCGGGCGACCCTCGAGGACCACCGTGAGAACGGCGGTGATCCGACCGTCGACGTTCCCTTTCAGTACCTCCGATTCTTCTTCGAAGCCGACGACAAGCGGCTTGAGCGGATCGCCGCCGACTATCGAGCGGGCGAACTGCTCAGCGGCGAGTTGAAGGAAATCGCGATCGAGCGGATCACCGACTTTCTCGACGCACACCAGCGCCGGCGCGGGGAACTGGGACCGCTCGAGACCGAGCTCGATCCCTTCCGGCTGACCGACGGGGAGCGGCGACGGGCGCTCGAGCGGGCGGGCGTGCCGACGGGCCTCGAGCCGTGA
- a CDS encoding FIST signal transduction protein, with product MSEILAGVGHATDDDPTAAGRRAARAARDDLDGEERLAYAFGSSEYDQTALLGGIEDRLDCPIVGCSTAGEIAHAQSYTESVVVLALAGDGIRPGIGSASGFDEHPRQTGMEAASAAVDELGDGAIPTTVSTSESDRRRWYPKLLVNAFGPGLTGSKEWALIGVQDALGWAHISGGFAADDWKLDSTWVYRDGEPVQDSMTVAAMDVDVKTGIGVANGLRETEHTFTVTRAEENRLYELDGKPALEAYRDRYGDRVTQEHFLLTHPLGTDDDGDENHIAMLTEVDEAEGSMIVGEQPLEEGQELTVMDTSADAVLDGVETAVDRALTAAGGPEDIAAVLVFDCNCRWFHLSDEETRNAELDIVRERVGADVPVAGFYSYGEIATPNPLWSDDPRSLMRQDVHHQSIAIEVITNESL from the coding sequence ATGAGCGAGATTCTCGCCGGAGTCGGCCACGCGACCGACGACGACCCGACGGCGGCCGGCCGACGCGCAGCCCGCGCCGCACGAGACGACCTCGACGGTGAGGAACGGCTCGCGTACGCATTCGGCTCGAGCGAGTACGACCAGACCGCGTTACTCGGCGGTATCGAGGACCGCCTCGACTGTCCGATCGTCGGCTGTTCGACGGCCGGTGAAATCGCCCACGCCCAGTCGTACACGGAGAGCGTCGTCGTGCTCGCGCTCGCGGGCGACGGCATTCGTCCCGGTATCGGATCCGCATCGGGATTCGACGAGCATCCGAGACAAACGGGAATGGAAGCGGCCTCGGCGGCCGTGGACGAACTCGGCGATGGGGCCATTCCGACGACGGTATCGACGTCCGAGTCGGACCGCCGGCGCTGGTACCCGAAACTGCTCGTGAACGCGTTCGGACCCGGCCTGACCGGTAGCAAGGAGTGGGCGCTGATCGGCGTCCAGGACGCGCTGGGCTGGGCGCATATTTCCGGCGGATTCGCGGCCGACGACTGGAAACTCGACTCGACGTGGGTCTACCGGGACGGCGAACCAGTGCAGGATTCGATGACGGTCGCCGCGATGGACGTCGACGTCAAGACCGGCATCGGCGTTGCCAACGGCCTCCGCGAGACCGAGCACACGTTCACCGTGACGAGAGCCGAGGAGAACCGCCTCTACGAACTCGACGGCAAACCCGCGCTCGAGGCCTACCGCGACCGCTACGGCGACCGGGTGACCCAGGAACACTTCCTGCTGACCCATCCGCTCGGAACGGACGACGACGGGGACGAGAACCACATCGCGATGCTCACCGAGGTCGACGAGGCGGAGGGATCGATGATCGTCGGCGAGCAACCGCTCGAGGAGGGCCAGGAACTGACCGTCATGGATACGTCGGCCGACGCGGTCCTCGACGGCGTCGAGACCGCTGTCGATCGGGCGCTGACGGCCGCTGGCGGTCCAGAGGACATCGCGGCCGTCCTGGTGTTCGATTGCAACTGCCGGTGGTTTCACCTATCGGACGAGGAGACTCGCAACGCCGAACTCGACATCGTCAGAGAGCGCGTCGGGGCGGACGTTCCGGTCGCCGGGTTCTACAGCTACGGAGAGATCGCGACGCCGAACCCGCTGTGGAGCGACGATCCGCGGTCGCTCATGCGCCAGGACGTCCACCATCAGAGTATCGCCATCGAGGTCATCACCAATGAGTCGCTGTAA
- a CDS encoding metallophosphoesterase family protein, giving the protein MNVGIISDTHDNAEATERATEIFREEGVETVVHCGDFVAPLMVPYFDEFELHGVLGNNDGDVANLRAAFDGLGGESELHGRFADLEFDGLSFAVLHGESKAEVEAIAAGETYDFVCYGHHHERELSEEGRTTVLNPGAHFLTKSEDDRTVAILDTRSESVEFRSVLG; this is encoded by the coding sequence ATGAACGTCGGGATCATTTCGGACACCCACGACAACGCCGAGGCGACCGAGCGCGCGACGGAGATCTTCCGGGAGGAGGGCGTCGAGACCGTCGTCCACTGCGGCGACTTCGTCGCGCCGCTGATGGTCCCCTACTTCGACGAGTTCGAACTCCACGGGGTCCTCGGGAACAACGACGGTGACGTGGCCAACCTCCGGGCCGCGTTCGACGGACTGGGCGGCGAGAGCGAACTCCACGGCCGGTTCGCCGACCTCGAGTTCGATGGCCTCTCGTTTGCAGTGCTCCACGGCGAGAGCAAAGCCGAAGTCGAAGCGATCGCCGCCGGCGAGACCTACGATTTCGTCTGCTACGGCCACCATCACGAGCGCGAACTCTCGGAGGAGGGCCGAACGACGGTACTCAACCCTGGTGCACACTTCCTGACGAAGTCCGAGGACGACCGTACCGTGGCGATCCTCGACACGCGCTCGGAGTCGGTGGAGTTTCGCTCGGTTCTCGGCTAG
- a CDS encoding ornithine cyclodeaminase family protein — MNTLLLDSDDVDEFARLSDVIDAVEQAFAAFERGDSQMPAKSYIDLPQYNGDFRSMPAYLDTGDWDAAGLKWVNVHPDNPADHDLPTVLGTMIYSDPETAFPLAIMDGTTLTMKRTGAAAAVATDYLAVADASSLGLVGAGVQSYTQLEAISEVRSIEEVVVSDPDEERVQRFVEAFADRFDVRAGSISEAGHCDVLSTVTPVEDPIVGLEDVGERTHINAIGADAEGKHELEDELLGAARIVIDDHEQCTHSGEINVPYGEGILTDADIHAEIGELVVDAAAGRTDETGITVFDSTGLAIQDVAAARVVYETARENDAGYGFGMIDTGQ, encoded by the coding sequence ATGAACACGCTTCTTCTGGACAGCGACGACGTCGACGAGTTCGCGCGACTGTCCGACGTCATCGATGCGGTCGAACAGGCATTCGCGGCATTCGAACGCGGTGACTCCCAAATGCCCGCGAAGTCCTATATCGACCTCCCGCAGTACAACGGCGACTTCCGGTCGATGCCCGCCTATCTCGACACGGGCGACTGGGACGCCGCGGGGCTGAAGTGGGTCAACGTCCACCCCGACAACCCGGCGGATCACGACCTCCCGACGGTGCTGGGGACGATGATCTACTCCGATCCCGAGACCGCCTTCCCGCTGGCGATCATGGACGGGACGACGCTCACGATGAAGCGGACGGGGGCCGCCGCGGCCGTCGCCACCGACTACCTCGCCGTCGCGGACGCCTCAAGCCTCGGCCTCGTCGGGGCCGGCGTTCAGTCGTACACCCAACTCGAGGCGATCAGCGAGGTCCGATCGATCGAAGAGGTCGTCGTCTCGGACCCCGACGAGGAACGCGTTCAGCGGTTCGTCGAGGCCTTCGCCGACCGGTTCGACGTTCGGGCCGGCTCGATTTCGGAGGCGGGTCACTGCGACGTGCTCTCGACCGTGACGCCCGTCGAGGACCCGATCGTCGGACTCGAGGACGTCGGCGAGCGCACGCACATCAACGCGATCGGAGCCGACGCCGAGGGGAAACACGAACTGGAAGACGAGCTGTTGGGCGCGGCGCGGATCGTAATCGACGACCACGAGCAGTGTACCCACTCGGGCGAGATCAACGTCCCCTACGGCGAGGGGATCCTGACCGACGCGGACATCCACGCCGAGATCGGCGAACTCGTCGTCGATGCGGCGGCGGGCCGGACCGACGAGACCGGTATCACCGTCTTCGATTCGACCGGGCTTGCGATTCAGGACGTCGCGGCCGCCCGGGTCGTCTACGAGACCGCCCGCGAGAACGACGCCGGATACGGGTTCGGGATGATCGATACCGGTCAGTAG